The following DNA comes from Nicotiana sylvestris chromosome 10, ASM39365v2, whole genome shotgun sequence.
gctagccaacattgtaccagttctgAAGAAAGATGGAAAAGTCAGAGTATATGTTGACTATCGAGAcataaacagagcaagtcccaaggatgactttccacttccaaatatacacatcctgatcgacaattgcgcggttctaatcctttgtagattgcttcacaggttatcaccagatctagatggataaagaagacgcagagaaaatagcttttattacaccatagGAGGTGTACTTctataagatgatgccatttggtctaaagaatatTGGGGCtacttatatgagagccatgacaaccatcatCTATGATATGAtgcacaaagaaatagaggtgtatgttgacgacgtcattatcaaatcgaagagggccgcagatcacatagcggatttgagaaagttctttgacaggctaaggaggtacaacctaaaactgaacccCACAAAAATGTGCATTCGGCGTTCCttcaggaaagttattgggattcgtCGTCAGTCGCCGATGGATCAAGTTGGACTCGTCCAAGGAtaaggctattcaagagttaccaccaccaaagagcaagaaggacgtgatgagcttcctaggacatctCAACTATATCAATCGCTTCATatcacagtccacagtcatatgtgaacccatcttcaagatgttgaggaaagatgctgaaacaagttGGACAAAAGATTGTCAGAAGGCTTTCGACAAAattaaggagtacctgtccacaccaccagtcctgGTCCTGCCGGAACTTGGgcggcctttgctactctatctatttgtattagatggagccttcggatgtgttttgggacaacatgatgagacagggagaaaggagcaagacatatactacttgagtaagaagttcacaccctatgaaTCACGGTACTCTCTACTGgagcgcacttgctgtgctttgacctggacggctcagaaattgaggcattacttctgtgccaataccacatacctcatatctaggatggacgctctgaagtacatcttttagaagtcCATGCCAACCGGAAGTtagccaaatggcagatactgttaagtgagttcaaCATCATCTATATAACTCAGAAGTCGGTCAAAGGAAAAGcattggcagaccaccttgctgaaaaccctatgggaggagaatacgaacctttgaaaatgtattttcctgatgaagaagtatcatgaggagaggacattactgaagcctacgacggttggaggatgttcttcgatggagctgcaaacttcgaaggagtgggcattggagcagttttggtatcagaaataggtcaacaCTACCCTGTATCTGTGAAGCTTAGGTTtcaatgcaccaacaacatggcagaatatgaggcttgcgtCATGGGGCTCAATCTAGCCATCGATATTAGCATACTTGAGTTActggtgattggagattcagacattctggtacatcaggttcaaggagagtgggctacgaagaacaccaagatactaccatacttgtatcatgtgcaggaattgatgaaaagattcacaaagatagaattcaaacatgtgccTAGAATTCAAAACGAGTTTGTAGATGCActagccactttgtcatcaatgatacaacatccagacaagaatttcattgattccGTCCCGGTGAGGATCTATAATCAATCGGCTTactatgctcatgttgaagaagaaacgaatggaaagccttggttccacgacatcaaaggaTATTTGACAAGAGGAGAATACCTGGAATAGGCGAACCACACTCAGAAGTGCATGCTGCGgaggttgtccaatcacttcttccaaagtgGAGAGACCCTGTATAGGAGAACCCCTGATCTAGGGTTGTTAAGGtatgttgacgcaaaggaagcttccagATTGCTCGAAGAAATACATGCCGCAacttgtgggccacatatgaattgttttgttctagccaagaaaatactcagagctggatatttttggttgaccatggagacggattgcatccGGTACGTACAAAAATGCCACCAATGTCAGGTACATGCAGTCATGATAAGGGTACCACCGAATGAGCTCAACGCAACAAGTGAACCTTGGCCTTTTGCTTCCTAGGGAATGGATGGcatcggtccgatcgagcccactacttcaaatgggcacagattcattctagtggccattgactacttcacaaaatgggtagaggttgcatcCTACAAAGATGTAACAAAGAAAGTTGTTGtagactttgtcaaggatcgtattgtttgccaatTCAGggttcctgagtccattatcattgataatgccgccaatatcaataatgatctgatgaaagccatgtgtgaaactttcaaaatcaagcacaagaactccacagcatacaggcctcaaatgaatggagccatagaagctgccaacaagaacatcaagaagatattaaagaagatggtagaaaaccacaaacaatggcacgagaagttaccgtTTGCCCTATTAGGGTACCACACTACGATccacacatcaactggggcaactccctatttactAGTTTATGGTACCAAAGTTGTCATTCCAGTCGAGGTAGAAATCCcatctttaagaatcatacatgaagcagaactcagcgatgcagaatggataaggagtcgctataaGAAACTGGCCCTTACAGACAGAAtaagaatgaacgcagtatgttACGGTCAGttttatcataacagaatgtccagagctttcaacaaaatggTCAAACTAAGACAATTTTCACCAGGATAGTAGATACTGAATaagatcttcccgcatcaagatgaagccaaaggaaaattctctcccaactggaaagtTCCCCACATGGTTCACATGGTGCTAATAGGagaagcactcatacttgcagaaatagacggagaagtctggccaaaaccaatcaattcagatacagtcaagaggtactatgtttagactgtttacatttcttcatttgatgtaattgaactacgattgacctgatttccgtttaagaggggatacgtaggcagccctgtgggttcggtcatatcataataaaattttcattttccccccAAAAccagaaactggggaagaattttgaggaagacgctcaaaattccggagcaagtccagccaacgccttTATAGGCTAGAAAGTCAAAAATTGattaagaaactagggcagattctcaaaattccagagAAAGGTCAGCAAATTTCGTCGCACGTAAACGGCCGAAGGATCacctaccaaactggggcagaattttgaggaggaccctcaaattcTAATACGAGAAAGCTACAATGTctttgaaatgtgttacagtcactagttcatctaaattacttgatatttcactatgttttctaGAATAATTCTACTTTCATCAATAAATgtatatttttgaaaactctatttccgtgaaagccaggtgttacccatggcaactcaaacaaggcctccaGAATAGAGCGGAGCAAAGCCAGCAgacgaaggcacgaaccaacctccccttacaaaacttacaatttttctttgagcgcagGCATATTTGACATAACAGTAGCACTCACGAATATATACACgcagcaaaatcactatcaatcggGCCACCAGACACCAAATATACCTCTAGCTAAGACATATTTTACTCCTACTTGCTACATGTTTATTGCATAAGGCTGAGCATTGCCTTctacttgcatgagactaagctctgtctcaaatcctgcatgaggctaagccctgcctccatatttgcataaggctaagcattgccttctctttgcatgagactaatccctgtctcaaattttgcatgaggctaagctctacctccacgtttgcataaggctaagtattgccttctctttgcatgagactaagccctgtcccaaattttgtatgaggctaagccctgcctccacatttgcataaggctaagaattgccttctctttgcatgagactaagccttgtctcaaatttTCCGTGAGGCTAAGCCCTCCTTCcacacttgcataaggctaagcacttccttctatttgcatgagactaagtcttatctcaaatcttgcatgaggctaagtcctgcctccacatttgcataaggctaagcattgccttatctatgcatgagactaagctctatctcaaatcttgcatgaggctaagccctacctctatatttgcataaggctaagaattgcCTTCTCTTTaaatgagactaagctctgtctcaaatcttgcttGAGGCTAAACGAtgcctcc
Coding sequences within:
- the LOC138879626 gene encoding uncharacterized protein, which gives rise to MFFDGAANFEGVGIGAVLVSEIGQHYPVSVKLRFQCTNNMAEYEACVMGLNLAIDISILELLVIGDSDILVHQVQGEWATKNTKILPYLYHVQELMKRFTKIEFKHVPRIQNEFVDALATLSSMIQHPDKNFIDSVPVRIYNQSAYYAHVEEETNGKPWFHDIKGYLTRGEYLE